A segment of the Filifactor alocis ATCC 35896 genome:
TCCCACTGTCCCGATAAACTTCCGTTTGAGCCATTCATCAATAAGAAACTTGTATTACCGACTGTTTGAACTTGACCGTTTGCAAAAGAAACGGTATTCACCTTGGAGGATAAACTGCTGTCTCGATTTCCCAACATCACAACACTTGGAATCTGTGCCAGTTCTTGTTGTAACTTTGCACTGATTGCCTGTGTTGCGATATCGCCTTGTTGCGAATAGGTATCTGTTACCATTGCAAAGGTCGGCGATTGCAGATTCGCCGTTTTGCGTGGGTCGTTCGGATTTGTTCCGATAACTTCTACTGCCATACTACTGCTTGCACCACCGGATTGTGCAACGATTTGTCCGATTCCTCCACCGGTGAATGTCATATTTCTGCCGTCATAATTTCCGCTCACACCTTGTGTGGAGACAGAGACTGATGCTGATGACAGCATATTGTCATTTTCATCAAACACCTTGATTGCAACAGGAATTTTTTCTCCCTGCACAAACAAACCGGCTAACGGAACTATTTTGATGGTCGTCGGATTTCCTTTCGGTGCAATATTTTTTAAGGACACGCCGTTGATAACGGCACGCTCTCCCGAAATTTTGTTTTCTACTTTGGAATCAACAATCAGTTCTGTTGAACCTCCACCGTCAAACACGATGGCATCTTTTACATTTTGAGAAAGAAGAAATTGTTGTAGTTGCGCCTCGGTCATTCCGATTGCTCCATCCATGCCTCTACCGTCAACTGTAACAAACAGTACTTTGTTATCTGAAGTTACGGCAAGTGCGGAGCGTTGACTCTTTCCACTGACTTTTTTGCTAATCGTTGTTGCGACACCGTCTTTAATCAACAGACTTCCTCCGCCTACTGCCATCTTGGTATCCGGATAATTCATCGTAATTTCTGTTTTTAACTCAATGCTGTCTCCTACGCTGAATCTTTGTGCCAAATCTCTGCCGGAAGCTGTATCCGAAATAATGGCATATCCGTCTGTAGGAATATAGGTTGCGGGCTGTGCTATGCGCACATCAATCACAGTACCCTGTTTGACAATTACTTCTACCAAATTCGGTCGTGTACCATTCACTCCCAACGTAGTAGGTCGATATTCTGAAGTATAAACGATGACACCTTTACCGGCTCCGTTCTGCTTATTGATAGAGTTTGCAACAGTTGTCATTCCTTTGGTTGTATTGTTCAAGTAAGTTCCCGACTTAATGTATTGAATCGCCACTTTTTGGTTGCCGTCCACCAAAACAGTCCCGAATATATTCGGTTGATAATGCGGTGTCGAAAGTTGTTTCCCGTCTTTCACCATTGCACCGATAGAGAACCCTGAGCCTGTCATTGAAAAAAAATCCGCATTCATTGCTGCCACAACATTGTTTTCCTGCTGTACCATACTGCTCAATTTTCCTCTTTTTGCAATTCCGTTTTTGTTGAATAACAAATCCAACTTTATGTTGGGATTGTTCAAATCCGCTGTTACAATGTTGATTTTTTGAACGCCGGAGTCATATACTTCATTTATTTTTTTCAAAGTCATTCCCTGTCCGAGCGGAATCTCATAGACTTCCCGGTCCATAATCGCATAGGAAGAAATTGTTTCTATTCCTGTTGCAAGAATTACCGCAGCACATAAACATCCCAATTTTTTAATCCAATTCATACCAATTTCCTTTCTATCATCAAATTCTCTGCTCTTCCTGTATTACAAACAGGTACCACTCCTGTTCTTTCACAAAAAATCTTACGCTTTTCTAAAAAACTATCCTGTCTATGATAACGTATCTAAATGATACTATAAATTATTTGAACGGTATTATATAGTCTACTTGATTTCCTAACAAAATTCAATTACAAGGTTATTACAGTTTTATAGAATTCCTTCCTTATTTGTCAAAATATACTATGCTGTTATATGAATTTTTTCAGAAATATTGTCGCAGGTCTGATTACAATAGGTTTTTCTCATATCGTATGCTGATACTAAAAACCGATTCATTTGCCTTAAATTTGGTAAAATGCTCTATTGAATCTTATCCTTATTGAAATAGCCGAAATAAAAGGTTGGAATCATGGAACATGAACAGTTCTATACTAATAAAATATAGATATCGTGTATGTGTATGAAAACATCGTATTATTAAAAAAACAGATATTTATTATCACTTCAATCAGTGATTCATATTACAATTGTGATAGAAAATATTTATCAAGTACCTTTTTATATTTATGGATGCTTTTTCTCTTGAAGTTTGAGTAAAGAAAAAACAGTAAACCTTAGATTTACTGTTTCTCAAACTACTATATATTCAATTAGACGAACTGAAAATTTTTCAGCTAATCAGTTTACTTGCTAAATTAACTCATTGATTTGTTTTCTGTGAAATTGTTCTATCTGTTGCATAAAAAAATCCGATTTCTTTCTATCTATGATGATACTTACATTCGTCAGCTTATTTAGTTTCTTCTCATGCAAACCATAAAAAATGGGATTCCTAATTTTTATGGTCAGCTTCAGACAATGAAACGGACGATTCTTCATTTTTATTTGTTCTATATCTTCAAGTTTAAATTTAAAATGTAATACACTCCGTCCTCTACTTCCATAAGTATAGTATTTAACAACATTGTTTTCATAAATTTCTAATTTCACTCCATTTATGAAGAGATAATATCCCATAAACCATATGAAAATTGGAGCAATAATCAGTACGATTCCTACAATCATTTTATCTGAAACATCAGTATGATAACTTAAAAGATTCTTCAATCCCCACAGAACAATAAAACCTAATAAAACAAAGACTGAAAAGCCTATCTTATTAAATTTAGACTTATGGGGATAGGTCAAAATAAGCTTTGGTTCCTCTTGTAAACAATCAAATTCCATATTTTCTCTCATCTCTTACAAATCCTTTCATCTTTTGCATGATTTCATTTTATTCATGATTTCAATTTCAGCATATCCTTCCCTAAAAATCAAAATTTATTTCACTTGATATAGGGATATTATTGCATATTCCATCTCTATTTACAGTCCAATTCCTAACTTTCTCATGGTATCAGTTCTCTTGTTTTTTTACATTTATGTTCTGTTCTAATGCTTTTTTGTATGTCTATCATTTCAATATGAGGTTGTTTTTTATAAACGAACTCACGTTGGTTTGAAGTTGAATCTATTTAATCTCTTCTCATAGACTGAAACAAAATCCTATTGGTAACAAAACACCATCCGGAGTCTTTATTTCGACTTTTTCTATAAATTCCGGTTTCATCTATAATCAAATACTATCCTCATACCAAAGTGTTTCATCTTCAAAACCATAGTATTTTTCATCTACCAACCATTTTTTATTTATCAGTCTTATCATGAATTTATGTTTCATATCAACAGCTCCTTGATAGTGTATGACAATAACTGCCATGTCTGCTTGTTGCATGGTGAATTCCAATAAAAAATCGTCATGGTTCACATAAAAATACTCGCTTGGATTCCCATAATGAGTCGCATAGCCTTTTGACATTAGGTTCTCACTTACTTTCCCTGTTATCATTTCTTCAAAACGATTTTCATATTCTGTCATAAGCTCTTTCCATTTCGGATGAATTTGATTGGAAGGAATATTCAAGATAGATTTTTCAACATCCAGTTCATGGTTTCTCTTAAAAATTTCTTCTTCCAGTAAAGTCAATTCCTGCAACAGTTCAAGTAATGGCGGTATGATTTCATCCACCATTTTTTTGTATGTTTCAGGGGTATTTTTTAGTATAATATTCATTTTTGTTATCTCCACAACTTCAAATTGATTTCATTCAACAATTATCATTATTATACTCTAATTCAACTTCTATTTATAGCTCTAATAGATCTCTAACTGTTACTTGTTGACCTGTGTTAGTTCTCTGTTTCCTTGCAGTCATTTCTCTATACAGCTTCTGAATGTATCCAATTGTTCAACTTCTTTTCAAATGTCTGCAATTTCAGAATATAGGATATCTTTTTCCTTCTTTAAAGTCCCTATTCCCGAGTTTTCCATGCACTATCTTCGGCTCTAACTTTCTCCTAACTGTTATTTCAAACTGTTAGTTCCCCTATCCAATAAAATTTTTTCTTCTATTTTTTCATATCAGTTCTTCTTGATTTTTGAGCAATAAAAAACTCTTATTGGAACCGATTTTGCTTATAAAGCGGACAAATAAGAGTTTTTTTGATATTGCATTTTCTTTCACACAGAATAAAACCGTCAAAGAAAATCTGTCTATTATTGTAATTCTCTTACTTCCGCTAATTTGGAATAAATTAAAATTCGGTCGGTATTTTTTGGATAAGGATGACAAGATAACAAAATCAATTTCGTTTCATCCTTTTCTTTTGTAAATTTTGTCCAATCTGTACTCTCAATCACTTCTTGTCCCGTCACATGATAAATCAGTTCTTTTTCTTTGGTGGTTACCTTGATTTCATCGCCTTTTTCTAATTGATCAATATGCAAAAATGTCTGTGCTCCATTGTATCCGCCACGATGTCCTGCGATTACACTTACTGTGTTTTTCTGTTCAGTCGGTATGCTTGTTCCTTCTACCACGCCAACACCGTCTCTTAATTCTTGAGAGCCTGTTCCCTCGAATATCGGCAAAACAATATCCAATTTTGCAATTTCAATATATCCGATTGCGTTTTCATACTCTTTCGGTTGTTGCACCTCTTGTGGCTCAGTCTCATCAACAGGATGACTTTCCACTGAAACCTTTGCCGTTTTCACAAACTGTTCTCTGCTTTCTTCAATCGCATGTTTTCGTTCGTGAACCCTTGCGAAAGTATAGCCTATATAAGCTAATGAGCCTATTACTAACAAAATACCCACCCACAGACAGATGGTATAAATCATTCCTGCGAATTTTTTCATGAACTATCTTCCTTTTATCTCTTATTTCAAAAATATTGCTGCACCGATTGTTCCGGGTCCTGTGTGTACAGTCAGCAAAGCACTCAGGGAGTGAATTTCCGTTCCTGCATTCGGATATTCCTGCTGAAACAGTTCCTGTAAATATTCTGCATCTTCCATCCGTTCGCCATGTACGACAAAAATTTTGTCTACTTCCTGTGTACCGATTTCATCTTTGAATGTTTCCAAAACTTTTTTGATAGAACGCTTTCGTCCTCTCACTTTGCCCACAGAGGACAATGTCCCGTCTTCCGGGTTAACTCCGACAATCGGTTTAATATCAAGCATTTCTGCGATTGTTCCCTCAACTTTTGAAATTCTTCCTCCCAAAATAAGGTATTTCAAACTCTCTACTGCAAAATATACACATGTTCTCTGCAAAAGTTGTTTGCCAAGTGAAACTGTTTGCACAAAATCACCTGTTTCTCTTGCTGTCTTTGCCATCTCCAATGCCGGATGCCCTATAATCATAGAAACACCTTTGGTCGGCAATATCTGTATCTTGAAATTATCTTCTTCGAATAGTTTTGCAAACTCTATCGCACTTGCATAAGTTCCGCTGATTCCTTCCGATAAAAACACTCCTACCACATGAGTATATCCGGCTTCTTTAATCTCTTTGAATGTCTTGACAAAATTTTCTCCCAAAGGGGAAGCTGTCTTTGGACGAAATTCATCCAAATCTTTTATAATTTGAGAGGATGTAATATCTACTCCATCTCGAAATTCTCTCCCGTCATTATATGTGATATGCATCGGTACGACAAATATATTCTCATTTTTTTGCAAATCTTCTTGATAGATATCCGTTGTGGAATCTGTTATAATTGCTATCTTATTCACTAATTTATATCCTCTCACTCAGATTGATATCTCCGTTTATATCAAAAATCACAATCTTTATTTTTCTGACACTACATTCACTTTTATGGAATTTGAAAAAAGTTTCCATTACTATTTTATAACTTTATCACCTCTATAATAAAGTGTTAATAATTTGATAACTCTATCCAATTTGCTATCATAACATGATTTTGTAATTTATTCAATGCAAACGACTGATTGTTCCGTATCGTAACCAAACAACATAGATTTCATCCACCGGACGACCGTAGTTTTTTTCCAATGCCTCCGCATACAATTCCAGCTGTGCACGATGTTTTTCCGCATTGCGATATTGATCTGTCTTGAAATCAAACAGAATAAGTTTGCCCTCCTCCAAGAAATAACAGTCTATGATTCCTTCTAAGATATATCCGTCTTTTTTCAACATAAACGGTTTTTCTCGATATACTTTGTCTGCGGATATTACTCTTTTTCCAAACTCACTCTCAAAAAATTTCATCAGATAGGAACTGTCTATCTGTGCACGATCTTCCGAATACAACAGCTCTTTGACTACCAGTTCATCCAACTTTTCTTCTAATTCTTCTGTGGTATAAGATTTGATTGGCAAGGATTGTAACACGAAGTGATACAAAGTTCCTTTCTGTGCCGCATTTAACGGTTTTTCTTTCTGCAAAAATTGTGGAAGTCGGTATTGTTGATGTTCTTCAAAAAATTTCGTCATCTCTCCCTCTGTATCTTGATTGACACAAACGGATACTTCCTCCCCAACATTCGATTCCATATCGAAAGCAGGCTCTAAGTCCTCTATCGTTACAGAATTTTCGTCGTATAACTCTTCTTCCTTGTCCTTTACATACCGCGTCACACCTTTTTTGTATGCTCGTTGTACCTCATCTTGATATGGATACTCATACAAAAATCTCTGCTCCAATTTCTGTTTCCACTCAATATCTTCTACACAATTCTCTTGCAATTTTTCTGCCAAAGTCTGATAGGATACCTGTTCAATCTCCTTCAAATTTTCCTCAGTGTAATAGCTGACTTGAAACTTGGCGTTTCCATCAATTCCCTGCTCTTCATTCCAAATATTTTCAATATTTTCTCTCAATGCTCTACCGTTAAAATGTCTTACCAAAATGGAGACAATCCAATGCAAATAACTTCTTCCGTTGTTAAGCTGAGAGGTCAAATTGGAACTTTGTACTTTCTCCAAAAACTTCGGAATACTTGAAACTTCTCCTACCAAAATCAGTCGATCAATTGCTCTTGTCAGTGCAACATACAAGATACGGACTTCTTCTGAAAGTTGTTCCTGTTTCTTCTTCATCTGAATCACTTTTTTGCCCAAACTGTCACAATAAGTGCCTCTGTCTAAGTTGACTTCTCTGGCTCCGATTCCTAACTCATTATGCAATAAAATAGAATCACGACTTTCCGGAAGATAGAACTGTCGTTGCAAATCTGCCAAAAACACCACCGGAAATTCCAAGCCTTTACTTTTGTGAATACTCATAATTCTGACAACATTCTCACTTTCGGAGAGTGCCGAAACTTCCAGACTGTCTCCTTTTTCACGAAGAATCCGGTCAATATAGCACAAGAATCCAAACAATCCCTCTCCTTCATGAGATTGATACTCCTCTGCTTTTTTGATGAATCCGGCGATGTTTTCTGTCCGCTCTTCTCCTTTTTCCAACAAGGCATTGTAATTCAAATATCCTGTTTCGGTCACCAAATCCCATAAAAACTCGGACAATGGTTCAAACCGTTCTCGTTTTCTCCAATATTGTACCTTATCAAAGAAATCCTTTACCTTTTGTTGCAATCGTTGTTTTGATATCACGGAATCCGTATTTTCAGCCGAAACGGAAGAGTCTTCTAAAACAGATTCCTCAGAGCTTTTTACATAGTCTTGTATGGCATCATAAAAACTGCCCTCTCTCCTGTGACTTCGAATCTCTGCCAACTCATCTTCTCGAAATCCTCCAAAAAAGGATACCATTGCACCAAGCAAAGCTTCATCCTGCATCTCGTTGTCAATCACTCTTAAATATTCCAATAAACGGTAAATTTCCATCACTTCAAATCCAACGGAAGAATAGTCTACATAGCATGGAATCCCTTTCTCTTTCAAAATCTGTTCCAATTCTTTTGCGCTATTCTTCGGGGAACGCATCAAGACAACCATATCTCGATACTGCAACTCTTTTTGCTCGCCTTTTGCATTTTGCCATAATCTTCCCTGCAATTCTTGTATTTTTTGTACAATGACTTGATAAGAAATCGCAGACACTTCTTCACTTTTTTCGCACAAACACAGTTCCACAGAGTCGCTTTGCTCAGGATATTCCAAACCGTGCACCAATGCTTGCCCTTCTTGCGTATAATCAATCTCGCCGAGTTGCTCTGTCATCAATGAAAGAAAAATATCATTGCAAAAATCTAAAATTTCCTTTCGACTTCTGAAGTTCTTGGATAAATCAATTGTCACGGAAAGACCGTCTTGGCTATTTTTATAATTGTCATATCGTTCGTGGAATAACTTGGGTTCTGCAAGACGAAATCCATAGATAGACTGTTTCATATCTCCTACGAAAAATAAATTATTGTTTCGGCAAATCGCATGAATAATTGTTTCTTGCACCAAGTTGCTGTCTTGATACTCATCAAAGAAAATATACTCGTACTTATGTTGTAATACTTGTCGAATGGAATCATCTTCCAATAACTTGAGCACCAAATGTTCCAAGTCGGAAAAGTCAAGTATCTCCTGTTCTTTTTTCTTTTCTTGATAACGAAGGGAAAACTGTTCTACAAAACGATATAATTCCATCATAAGCGGTGCCATGTTTTTCATCTGCTGATAATATCGTTCTTGGTTTCCTGTTCCTACTGTTTTTTTCAAATTTTCTACTGCTTTTTTAATATCTTGGTTTCGAATCTCTTTGACCGTATTCAAAATCTCCTCCGGAAACGAGCCGGATTCCTTCTGTGCTTTTGTAACCGTCTTCAGTCTCCCGAATGAAATAGTGCCAAGTGCTCTCACAAATGCATCAAATCCCTCTTCCAGAGCCTTCTTCAATTGCTGAATCTGCAACTTATCATCTTCCATATTCTCTAAGTAAGGAAGGTCGTGTCTTACGCTGATTCTGAAACCTTCTTCACATGATGCAAGAATCTTATCTGCTTCAAATTTCAATTGTTTCAAAAAGAATTGCATCACATCTGATTGCAAAAATTCTTCTTTAGAACAATCCAATTGCTCCGATTTTTGTTTCAACCATTCCAATGGATAAGGTTGTCCTTGAATAAATTGATAAATCCGATATACCAACTCTACAAATGCCTTGTCCGATTTGTTTCCGCCATAGGCATCTACCAGTTGAAAGAATGTTTCATCTCCTCTTTCATAGCTTTCTTCCAACACTTCCTCTAACGACTTTGCCTTCAGGACAGAGACATTCGCTTCTGTCGCCATGGCAAAAGAAGGCGAGATGTCTGCCGCATGAAAAAATTGACGTAACACATCGATACAAAAAGAATGCAAGGTACTGATGGAAGCCTCTGAAATCTTAATCATCTGATCCTGTAAAAAAGCGGTATCATGTCCTTTTTGCCCTAATCGTTTGGCAAATGCTTTTGAAATTCTTTCACGCATTTCGCCTGCTGCCGCATTGGTAAAGGTAACAATCAACATCCGATTGATGTCTACTCGTTCTTCTTCTACAATTCTAAGGATTCGTTCCACCAAAACTG
Coding sequences within it:
- a CDS encoding DegV family protein; the protein is MNKIAIITDSTTDIYQEDLQKNENIFVVPMHITYNDGREFRDGVDITSSQIIKDLDEFRPKTASPLGENFVKTFKEIKEAGYTHVVGVFLSEGISGTYASAIEFAKLFEEDNFKIQILPTKGVSMIIGHPALEMAKTARETGDFVQTVSLGKQLLQRTCVYFAVESLKYLILGGRISKVEGTIAEMLDIKPIVGVNPEDGTLSSVGKVRGRKRSIKKVLETFKDEIGTQEVDKIFVVHGERMEDAEYLQELFQQEYPNAGTEIHSLSALLTVHTGPGTIGAAIFLK
- a CDS encoding phosphodiester glycosidase family protein, yielding MNWIKKLGCLCAAVILATGIETISSYAIMDREVYEIPLGQGMTLKKINEVYDSGVQKINIVTADLNNPNIKLDLLFNKNGIAKRGKLSSMVQQENNVVAAMNADFFSMTGSGFSIGAMVKDGKQLSTPHYQPNIFGTVLVDGNQKVAIQYIKSGTYLNNTTKGMTTVANSINKQNGAGKGVIVYTSEYRPTTLGVNGTRPNLVEVIVKQGTVIDVRIAQPATYIPTDGYAIISDTASGRDLAQRFSVGDSIELKTEITMNYPDTKMAVGGGSLLIKDGVATTISKKVSGKSQRSALAVTSDNKVLFVTVDGRGMDGAIGMTEAQLQQFLLSQNVKDAIVFDGGGSTELIVDSKVENKISGERAVINGVSLKNIAPKGNPTTIKIVPLAGLFVQGEKIPVAIKVFDENDNMLSSASVSVSTQGVSGNYDGRNMTFTGGGIGQIVAQSGGASSSMAVEVIGTNPNDPRKTANLQSPTFAMVTDTYSQQGDIATQAISAKLQQELAQIPSVVMLGNRDSSLSSKVNTVSFANGQVQTVGNTSFLLMNGSNGSLSGQWDIIQQALNQPTTNLVICMNSKLQVSGNSFDIFRKTVHQASKTKNIYIVEKKGEFSSYQEGNISRISVKDLNASGSQLSDIKYLVFQENNGVLQYEFKSLFQ
- the addA gene encoding helicase-exonuclease AddAB subunit AddA, which encodes MSEKKQEREVSYTNEQNAVIYEKNKNILVSAAAGSGKTAVLVERILRIVEEERVDINRMLIVTFTNAAAGEMRERISKAFAKRLGQKGHDTAFLQDQMIKISEASISTLHSFCIDVLRQFFHAADISPSFAMATEANVSVLKAKSLEEVLEESYERGDETFFQLVDAYGGNKSDKAFVELVYRIYQFIQGQPYPLEWLKQKSEQLDCSKEEFLQSDVMQFFLKQLKFEADKILASCEEGFRISVRHDLPYLENMEDDKLQIQQLKKALEEGFDAFVRALGTISFGRLKTVTKAQKESGSFPEEILNTVKEIRNQDIKKAVENLKKTVGTGNQERYYQQMKNMAPLMMELYRFVEQFSLRYQEKKKEQEILDFSDLEHLVLKLLEDDSIRQVLQHKYEYIFFDEYQDSNLVQETIIHAICRNNNLFFVGDMKQSIYGFRLAEPKLFHERYDNYKNSQDGLSVTIDLSKNFRSRKEILDFCNDIFLSLMTEQLGEIDYTQEGQALVHGLEYPEQSDSVELCLCEKSEEVSAISYQVIVQKIQELQGRLWQNAKGEQKELQYRDMVVLMRSPKNSAKELEQILKEKGIPCYVDYSSVGFEVMEIYRLLEYLRVIDNEMQDEALLGAMVSFFGGFREDELAEIRSHRREGSFYDAIQDYVKSSEESVLEDSSVSAENTDSVISKQRLQQKVKDFFDKVQYWRKRERFEPLSEFLWDLVTETGYLNYNALLEKGEERTENIAGFIKKAEEYQSHEGEGLFGFLCYIDRILREKGDSLEVSALSESENVVRIMSIHKSKGLEFPVVFLADLQRQFYLPESRDSILLHNELGIGAREVNLDRGTYCDSLGKKVIQMKKKQEQLSEEVRILYVALTRAIDRLILVGEVSSIPKFLEKVQSSNLTSQLNNGRSYLHWIVSILVRHFNGRALRENIENIWNEEQGIDGNAKFQVSYYTEENLKEIEQVSYQTLAEKLQENCVEDIEWKQKLEQRFLYEYPYQDEVQRAYKKGVTRYVKDKEEELYDENSVTIEDLEPAFDMESNVGEEVSVCVNQDTEGEMTKFFEEHQQYRLPQFLQKEKPLNAAQKGTLYHFVLQSLPIKSYTTEELEEKLDELVVKELLYSEDRAQIDSSYLMKFFESEFGKRVISADKVYREKPFMLKKDGYILEGIIDCYFLEEGKLILFDFKTDQYRNAEKHRAQLELYAEALEKNYGRPVDEIYVVWLRYGTISRLH
- a CDS encoding class C sortase, whose translation is MKKFAGMIYTICLWVGILLVIGSLAYIGYTFARVHERKHAIEESREQFVKTAKVSVESHPVDETEPQEVQQPKEYENAIGYIEIAKLDIVLPIFEGTGSQELRDGVGVVEGTSIPTEQKNTVSVIAGHRGGYNGAQTFLHIDQLEKGDEIKVTTKEKELIYHVTGQEVIESTDWTKFTKEKDETKLILLSCHPYPKNTDRILIYSKLAEVRELQ